In Primulina eburnea isolate SZY01 chromosome 5, ASM2296580v1, whole genome shotgun sequence, a single window of DNA contains:
- the LOC140831752 gene encoding GRAS family protein RAD1-like codes for MMNGWQYFPTLENFDQDSAIRQFCPARVEQEQGEEWGGISQDEEMDMWPTCMDGVIELPPTEVEEIVDTFFNVECFERDNANKSSDGGNDIFGGFQEESPLQFSILDDFCYEADVPLMIEEDETKDYGLFVPCESAGYEMTDGVDQGLQLVHLLLACAEAVGCRDTQLAISILAQIWPCVNPWGDSLQRVSHYFAKGLSSRLSFLQKVNPNGSFTSVIGEVSLITREEKSDAFSLLHLMTPYIGFGFLAANDAISQAAIGKDSLHIVDLGMEHNLQWPSLVRTLARRSEGGPKFIRITGIIGDQDPMDLENSMKGLCEEANSLGICLEYHLLAEKVSISSLTREKLELREGEALFVNAMMHLHKHVKESRGSLKTILQSIKKLNPALLTVVEQDANHNGPFFLGRFLESLHYYSAIFDSLEASYPRSSPQRIMIEEFHFAEEIRNVVAYEGSNRIERHERADQWRRQLGRAGFQVVGLKCLNQAKVLVSDYGCDGYTVGSEKGFLQLGWKGRPIMLASAWQVNN; via the coding sequence ATGATGAATGGATGGCAATATTTTCCTACATTGGAAAACTTCGATCAAGATTCGGCCATTCGACAGTTTTGCCCTGCTCGAGTTGAGCAAGAACAAGGAGAAGAGTGGGGAGGAATATCACAAGATGAAGAGATGGATATGTGGCCTACTTGTATGGATGGAGTGATTGAATTGCCCCCAACTGAGGTGGAGGAAATCGTCGACACTTTCTTTAACGTCGAATGCTTCGAAAGAGATAATGCCAACAAGTCCTCAGATGGAGGAAATGACATTTTTGGTGGATTCCAAGAAGAGAGTCCCTTACAGTTTTCCATTCTTGATGATTTTTGTTATGAGGCAGATGTTCCATTGATGATTGAAGAAGATGAAACCAAAGATTATGGGCTTTTCGTGCCTTGTGAGAGTGCAGGATATGAGATGACAGATGGAGTGGATCAAGGGCTACAACTGGTGCATTTGCTATTAGCATGTGCCGAGGCCGTGGGGTGCAGGGACACGCAACTAGCGATTTCGATATTAGCACAGATTTGGCCTTGTGTTAATCCTTGGGGAGATTCTCTGCAGAGAGTTTCACACTATTTTGCAAAGGGATTGAGTTCTAGGCTCTCTTTTTTGCAGAAGGTTAACCCGAATGGTTCATTCACGAGTGTAATTGGTGAGGTGTCCTTGATTACAAGAGAGGAAAAGAGTGACGCTTTTTCTTTGTTACACCTAATGACTCCTTATATCGGTTTTGGTTTCTTGGCTGCGAATGATGCTATATCTCAAGCAGCGATAGGAAAAGACTCTTTGCACATTGTTGATCTAGGGATGGAGCATAATCTCCAATGGCCTTCTTTGGTGAGAACTTTGGCACGTCGAAGCGAAGGCGGCCCGAAATTTATCAGAATAACAGGTATCATCGGGGATCAAGACCCAATGGATCTTGAAAATAGTATGAAGGGACTTTGTGAAGAAGCCAATTCTCTTGGCATTTGCCTTGAGTACCATTTGCTGGCAGAGAAAGTGTCGATATCGTCGTTGACTCGAGAAAAACTCGAACTAAGAGAAGGCGAGGCCTTGTTTGTGAACGCCATGATGCACTTGCACAAGCATGTTAAGGAAAGTAGAGGGTCTTTGAAAACCATTCTTCAATCAATCAAGAAACTGAATCCAGCCCTCCTCACTGTGGTTGAGCAAGATGCCAACCACAATGGACCTTTCTTTCTTGGAAGATTTTTGGAATCTCTTCACTACTATTCAGCCATATTTGATTCCCTCGAGGCCAGCTACCCAAGAAGTAGCCCACAAAGGATCATGATCGAAGAATTTCACTTCGCAGAGGAAATCCGAAATGTTGTAGCCTATGAAGGCTCTAACAGGATTGAGAGGCATGAAAGGGCAGATCAATGGCGACGGCAACTCGGTCGTGCCGGTTTCCAAGTGGTGGGATTGAAGTGTTTGAACCAAGCTAAAGTGCTGGTATCTGATTATGGGTGTGATGGTTATACCGTGGGAAGTGAGAAGGGCTTCCTGCAGCTTGGATGGAAAGGGAGACCAATAATGCTAGCATCAGCATGGCAAGTGAACAATTGA